One part of the Ziziphus jujuba cultivar Dongzao chromosome 2, ASM3175591v1 genome encodes these proteins:
- the LOC107418349 gene encoding dof zinc finger protein DOF5.6, with the protein MGLTSLQVCMDSSDWLQGTMHEESGLDSSSPSGDMLTCSRPLIERRLRPPHDQALKCPRCDSTHTKFCYYNNYSLSQPRYFCKTCRRYWTKGGTLRNIPVGGGCRKNKKVVSKKPNDQSANSPSIINQNSIINNIPGSSSSTTSNPTDLQLSFPDQVHFSHLGNLLGPGLGNPASFMEANNKPIEFMESKLEAIVGNSRNYDFMGSGHGDHWNIGHQHHHQHHGLEQNNNFHGFCSPFGMSMDANNGSFMDTCEKIMLPYDQAAADQHDKRLMLPYNQHHEDQNAVDVKPNTKLLSLDWQQDQGCSDAGKESFGYLNGLTSWTNVMNNYGPSTTNPLV; encoded by the exons ATGGGTCTTACTTCTCTTCAAGTTTGCATGGATTCATCTGATTGGTTAcag GGAACGATGCACGAGGAATCTGGATTGGattcatcatcaccatcagGAGACATGCTCACATGCTCAAGACCATTGATAGAAAGGAGGCTAAGACCACCACACGACCAAGCACTCAAATGTCCCAGATGCGATTCGACGCACACAAAATTCTGCTACTACAACAATTACAGTCTCTCTCAGCCAAGGTACTTCTGCAAGACCTGCAGGAGGTACTGGACCAAAGGAGGTACGCTGAGGAACATCCCAGTTGGTGGTGGTTGCAGAAAGAACAAGAAAGTTGTTTCCAAGAAACCAAACGACCAGTCGGCAAATTCTCCTTCCATCATCAACCAAAACAGTATCATCAACAACATTcctggttcttcttcttctactactTCGAACCCAACAGATCTCCAGCTTTCTTTTCCTGATCAGGTTCATTTTTCCCATCTGGGTAATCTTCTTGGACCAGGGCTTGGTAACCCTGCTAGCTTCATGGAGGCCAACAACAAGCCTATTGAATTCATGGAGAGTAAGTTGGAAGCCATTGTTGGGAATTCAAGGAACTATGATTTTATGGGTAGTGGTCATGGTGATCATTGGAATATTGGTCATCAACATCATCACCAACATCATGGATTGGAacagaataataattttcatgGTTTTTGTTCTCCATTTGGGATGTCTATGGATGCTAATAATGGAAGTTTCATGGATACATGTGAAAAGATTATGCTACCTTATGATCAAGCGGCCGCTGATCAGCATGATAAAAGATTAATGTTACCATATAATCAACATCATGAGGATCAAAATGCAGTGGATGTGAAACCGAATACAAAGCTCTTGTCCCTTGATTGGCAACAAGACCAAGGCTGTTCCGATGCAGGAAAGGAGTCGTTTGGTTATCTTAATGGTTTAACCTCATGGACCAACGTCATGAACAATTATGGACCATCCACAACAAACCCATTAGTCTAA
- the LOC107418348 gene encoding uncharacterized protein LOC107418348 yields MRIIALARSFRIHSTLPKITGPLQLRAFQPDFVPRDPNAKLKRYKYPPFYDPYGPRPPPSDKIIQLAERIVALSPEERCQIGPALSHKLKHPKLQPVSVEGMDLGTQGGPAAGSKAEEKKAEKTAFDVKLEKFDTAAKIKVIKEVRAFTNLGLKEAKELVEKAPVLLKQGITKEEANDMIEKIKAAGGVAIME; encoded by the coding sequence ATGAGGATTATTGCACTTGCCAGATCTTTTCGAATCCATTCTACCCTCCCTAAAATAACCGGGCCCTTGCAACTTCGTGCATTCCAGCCTGATTTTGTCCCCAGGGATCCCAATGCCAAGCTAAAAAGGTACAAATATCCTCCATTCTATGATCCATATGGCCCTAGACCCCCACCCTCGGATAAAATTATTCAGCTTGCTGAGCGAATTGTAGCACTGTCCCCTGAAGAACGTTGTCAAATTGGTCCTGCTCTCTCACACAAGCTAAAGCATCCAAAACTGCAGCCAGTATCCGTAGAAGGCATGGACTTGGGAACACAAGGGGGGCCAGCTGCTGGTTCAAAGGCTGAAGAGAAGAAAGCAGAGAAGACAGCCTTTGATGTGAAGTTGGAGAAGTTTGACACTGCTGCAAAAATCAAGGTGATTAAAGAAGTAAGGGCTTTTACCAATCTGGGACTGAAGGAAGCTAAAGAGCTGGTTGAGAAGGCACCTGTTTTGCTTAAACAAGGAATTACCAAAGAAGAAGCAAATGACATGATAGAGAAGATAAAGGCTGCTGGCGGAGTTGCAATTATGGAGTAA